One endosymbiont 'TC1' of Trimyema compressum genomic window, TGATTTTAGAGAATAAAGCAGATATGGTTATTGGTGATCGTCTATCTTCAACCTATTTTACAGAAAATAAAAGAGCTTTTCACAATTCTGGGAATAAAACAGTACGTTTTCTAATTAACAAGCTATTTAAAAATAATGTGAAAGATATTATGACTGGTTACAGAGGTTTTAATAAAGAGTTTGTTAAAACTTTTCCAATTCAAGCAAAAGGATTTGAAATTGAAACAGAAATGACCATTCATGCTCTTGATAAAAATATGCGAATAAGAGAAGTGCCTGTAGATTATAGAGATAGACCTAATGGTAGCGAATCTAAATTGAATACAATATCTGATGGTATGAAGGTTATGAAAACTATTTTTTCTTTATTTAAAGATTATATGCCTCTGAAATTTTTTGGTATGTTTTCTTTGCTAACATTAATTATCAGTGCAATTTTATTTATTCCAATTTTTATAGAATTTTTTCAAACAGGTTTGGTTCTGAGATTCCCAACATTATTTGTTTCTTTAGTATTTTTATTAATTGCTGTATTCAGTTTTTTTACAGGTGTTATTCTAGATGTTGTTAATAAAAAAAATAGACAGTTATATGAATTAATGGTAACTTTAAATTATAAAAATATAAAATAAACTAGCCCCTATTGTATTTGACACTAGGGTTTTTATTGACTTTTTTATGACCATGTTATAATTTAGTGAGCTAATTTCATAGCAATATATAATTATGAAACATAATTACAGGAGGAGAAGATGATTAAAGTAATTGGCATTTGCGGGAGTCCAAGAATATGTTCTTAAAGAATCATTAAAGGTATATGAATTAAGCTGAGAAGTAGAAGTTGAATATATTATGCTAAATGGTAAAGAAATAGCACCCTGTAATGGCTGTGGTTATTGTAGGGAAAATAAAACCAACTGTGTGATTAAGGGCGATATGAATGATTTATTAGAAGTATTTTTAACTGGTGATGCCTATGTAATTGCTTCACCAGTTTATGTTCTTAATGCTACGCCTCAATTAGGGGCTTTTTTTAGTAGAATGCGTTCTTTGTTCCATATAGCCAAAAACACCATTAAGAGATAAGTTTGGCGTTGCAATGGCTGTTGGTGGAACCCGTAATGGTGGTCAGGAAGCGACGGTTACAACTATTTTAAATATGATGATGGCTAAGAGGCATAAATATTATCAGCAATGAAACAAGAGGGTACTCAGGTGCCTTTATTTGGTCTGCTGATCAGGGTGCAGAAGGTGCTGAAAATGATTCTTTTGCTTTGGACAAAGGCAAAGCTTTAGTTAATAAACTAGTGGAAATAACAAGTTGTGCTATAAGCAAGGCAAACAGTAGGAGGTTACCATGAATAAAATTAAAGATTTAAGATCATTTATTGATGTGCTAAAAGAATATAATGAAGTAGTTTTTGTTGATAATGAAGTGGACTCTAAATATGAATTGTCTGCTGTAATAGCAACCTTAGAAAAAAGAAGGACCTGCCCCCCCGTTTTAAAAGAATGTTAAGGATAAAGATTTTTCTGTTTGTGGTGGAATATTAGGTTCCATGAATAGAATTGCTTTGGCATTAGGTTGCGAAAAAATGAAATTACAGATTTTTTAGGGGATTCTTTAGAAAAGCCAATAAAACCAATTGTATTTCAAAAAGGCGTGTGTCAGGAAAATATTTATATAGGTAATGCTGTAGATTTAGAAAAAATACCTATTCCTATTCATGCACCAAAAGATGGTGGTCCATTTATTACAGGAGGAGTTGTTGTTAGTAAAGGTCTGTATAGTGAAGTTCAAAATCTTTCTTTTTAGAGAATGCAAGTTAAAGGAAAAGATAAATTGAGTATTATGATTAATGAGTGGCGTCATTTAAAAGATTTTTATGATGAAGCAGAAAAGGAAGGAAAACCATTGCCTATTTCTATAGTAATTGGAGCAGACCCTGTTATCTATATAGGCGCAGGGTTACGATATGGGGGGGAGATGAAGCAGAAATAGCTGGAGCAATAAGGGGGAGAAGCCTGTTGAGGTTGTTAAAAGTATTACCTCGGACATTAAGGTGCCCCGGTAAAGCTGAATTTGTTATTGGAAGGCATTATTATGCCTAAGGAGAGAGGCTGAAGGGCCTTTAGGAGAATTTACAGGACATTATAGCGCTCCTGGTCTAGTCCCATTATTAAGGTGACAGCTATTACTCATAGAAATAATGCTATATATCAAACTATTAATGGCGCTTCATTTGAACATATTAATTTAGGCAATGTTTTGCCAAGAGAGCCATTGTTAAAGAAATTTACAAGCTATGTTAGCTCTGGTGTTATTAATGTTCACATTCCTCCTTATGGATCAGGTTTTATAGCTTTAGTGCGTATCAATAAGAAAAACCCAGGAGAACCAAAGAATATTGCTTTAGCTGCAATGATGACTTATGTAAATATTAAAAATGTAATTGTTGTAGATGCAGATTTAGATATTTATAATCCTACAGATATAATGTGAGCTTTATCTACCCGTGTGATACCAGAAAGAGATGTTTTTCATGTTCCTAATTCTCAAGGCCATGAACTAGACCCTTCATCTGATATGAGAGGGGTTCAGACTAAAACTGCTATTGATGCCACATTAAATGAAGAAAGCAGAGGCTTTGAAAGAGTGGTCTATTCTGATTGTCGATTTAAAAGCATATGGCATATAGGAGGGCATACTGTGGGAAATTATATTGTTGGTATTACAGGAGCCAGTGGCGCTGTTTATGGAAAACGCTTAATTGAAGTTTTGATTGAAAAAAGCAGCGTGTTTTTTAACCATTACCCTTGCTGGAAAACTAGTAATTAAAGAGGAGTTGGGCTTGGAACTTCAAGAGGATGTTTTACTTACTTCAGAACAGTTGCGAAGTTTTTTTAAAGCCAGTCAAGATGAATTGACTTACTATGATATTAATCAAGTTGGTGGAACCATAGCTAGTGGTTCATTTCAAACAGATGGCATGCTTATTGCACCCTGTTCTATGGCAACTGTATCTGCTATTGCTTATGGATCATCTCGAAACTTACTTGAAAGGGCTGCAGACGTTATTATAAAGGAAGGAAAACATTAATTTTATTGCCTCGAGAATCTCCTTTAAGTGCAATTCACTTAGAAAATCTTTTAAAACTTGCTCAATCTCAAGTGGCTATTATTCCTCCTATGCCTGCTTTTTATAATCATCCAAAAACTATAGATGATATTATAGATGATATTGTGGATTTTACTATAGGTAGAATATTGGATCAGTTGAATATTCAACATGAATTATTTAAGAGATGTCTTTTGGTTATTAATTAGAACAATACTTTATTAAAAATATTGTTTTAGGTTTTTCTTTCTGCTAAAACGAAAGGTACTTGAAGAATAAGAGAGAAGGGAAAAATGAAAGAAATGAAAGCACTTTTAAAAAAATATAAAGCACCTATTATATATTTCATAGCTTCATGTTTAGCACTGGTTCTGGATACAGCCATTGTGTTCTTAATTACGGGTTTAGCGCCTCTTGGACAAGATGGACTTATTGAAACAACTGTTTTAACTACAGCAAATGTAGCTGGAAATGTTGCCGGATTCTTATTATCCTATGCTTTGTCTTCTAAGCAGGTGTTTGATACAAAATTGGGAGTGCCAGGTTTAATTATATTCCTATTTGGTCTTTGTCTTAGCTGCAACTATTATATGGCTATTTATGAAGCCGATAGGCTTAGAAAATTTAGGTGACTTAGGATTATTAATTAGCAAAGGCTTTTCAGTTGCATTGCCATTCTTTGTTCTTTACTATATAAGAAAATATGCATTTAATCTATTGAGAGAGAAAGGAAATGAAAAAAGTGAATAATTTATTTGTTTTGTTACCAAGCTATAATGAGGATGAAAATATTGAAACCTTAATAAATTCTTGGCTTGCAGAAGAGAATAAAATTAACGAAGAAGGATATAACTTAAATACAATAGGTATTGATGATGGTAGCAAAGATAACACCAAAGCTATTATTCAAAAAAATGGCTGATAAAAATAAAAAATGTAATTTTAGTTGCTCATGAACAAAACTCTGGTTTAGGAGCAGGGTTTAATGCTGGTCTCCGCCATTTCCATAAAAATGGAAAACCAGGTGACTTAGGATTAATTATGGATGCAGATAACACTCATGAGCCACGATATGTTCATTCTATGCTAAAAAAATAAAGGAAGAAAACAAAGATGTTGTTATTGCCTCCAGACACTGTGAGGATTCTTCAATTGTAGGTGTTCCAAAACATAGAAATTTTTTAAGCTCAGGAGCAAAATCCTTTTATACTTTAATGATGAGAGCTCCTAATGTAAAAGACTACACTTGTGGCTACCGTTGCTATACATATGATGCTGTCGATAAAGCTATTGGAATTTATGGATATGATTTTATTAAAGAAAATAGTTTTGCTTGTATGATAGAAGTTTTATATAAGCTACATAAAACAGGAGCCCGGTTTGACGAGGCTCCTTTTGAACTCCGCTATGATCAAAAGTTGGGTGAAAGTAAAATGCGTGTTTTTAAAACCATGCGCAATAGTGTTTTTACAACAATTAAGCTAAGATTTACTAAGTAATGGAGTTGAACTATGGAAAACATATCACTAGAAAAAGAAAGTAAGCTTGTCGTCTGTTTAAGAAGGTTATTTCCGTATTTTGTAATATTATCAGGTGTATTGTTGTTATTATTGCAGAGTCTATTTGCGCCTGGAGCGGGAAAAGCTCCTTCGTGGGATGATTCTTCTATTTATAATTATGTTGGCTGGTTAATGAATCAAGGATTTACCCCTTATATTGATATCCGGGATAGTAAAGGTCCAGTTTTTTATTTTATGGAAATGTTGGGTATTTATGGAGGAACATTAAGTTTATGGGTTTTTGAAGGAATTCTATTATTTATCGCTTTTCTGTTTTGCTATAAGATGTTTAAAATGCATGTTAACAAAAACATTGCAATTTTTAGTACCCTTTTTATTATAATTTCAACAGTTTTTATTTTCGATAGAGGTAATATGGTAGAGGAATTTGCATTACCATTTTGCTTTATTGCACTTTATATATTGGCTAAATACCCACTACAGAACTATAGCTTGAAAATTCACCAAATTCTTATTTTGGGAGGAACCTTCGGAGCTGTTTTATTAATGAGACCGAATATTCCTATGCTATGGCTAGCATTTTGTTTTGTAATATTAGTTCACTCTATTATTATTAAAAAATAT contains:
- a CDS encoding glycosyltransferase family 2 protein, producing MDKKTIAVLVPCYNEGLTIAKVVADFKEALPEATIYVYDNNSKDDTDKVALEAGAVVCYEYRQGKGNVIRSMFRDIDADCYIMIDGDDTYPADHAREIANLILENKADMVIGDRLSSTYFTENKRAFHNSGNKTVRFLINKLFKNNVKDIMTGYRGFNKEFVKTFPIQAKGFEIETEMTIHALDKNMRIREVPVDYRDRPNGSESKLNTISDGMKVMKTIFSLFKDYMPLKFFGMFSLLTLIISAILFIPIFIEFFQTGLVLRFPTLFVSLVFLLIAVFSFFTGVILDVVNKKNRQLYELMVTLNYKNIK
- a CDS encoding glycosyltransferase, with translation MKKVNNLFVLLPSYNEDENIETLINSWLAEENKINEEGYNLNTIGIDDGSKDNTKAIIQKNG
- a CDS encoding glycosyltransferase, producing MLVAHEQNSGLGAGFNAGLRHFHKNGKPGDLGLIMDADNTHEPRYVHSMLKK